In Priestia megaterium NBRC 15308 = ATCC 14581, the following proteins share a genomic window:
- a CDS encoding spore maturation protein codes for MTMLNQVSLMFIPLIVGCILLYGTYKKIPTYEKFVEGGKDGLQIAFSIIPYLVGMLVSISIFRASGALDFFLSVLKPMLQAVGVPAEIVPLALIKPISGTAALGITTDLISTYGPDSFIGRLASTMQGSTDTTFYILTVYFGAVGIKKMGDALKVGLLADLVGIIASVVIVILVFGR; via the coding sequence ATGACTATGCTTAATCAAGTATCATTGATGTTTATTCCTCTTATCGTAGGATGCATTTTACTTTATGGAACCTATAAAAAAATTCCTACGTATGAAAAGTTTGTAGAGGGAGGGAAAGACGGATTACAAATTGCTTTTTCCATCATTCCTTACTTAGTCGGCATGTTAGTGAGCATCTCTATTTTCCGGGCTTCAGGAGCGCTTGATTTTTTCTTATCTGTTTTAAAACCTATGCTGCAAGCAGTCGGCGTTCCGGCTGAAATTGTACCTTTAGCTCTTATCAAACCAATATCTGGAACGGCTGCTCTTGGTATCACGACGGATCTAATTTCTACATACGGACCTGATTCTTTTATCGGTCGTTTGGCATCGACCATGCAGGGAAGTACAGATACCACATTTTATATTTTAACGGTTTATTTCGGAGCGGTTGGCATTAAAAAAATGGGAGATGCGCTGAAGGTTGGTCTACTGGCAGATTTGGTAGGAATTATTGCCTCAGTTGTCATTGTAATCCTTGTGTTTGGCCGGTAA
- a CDS encoding pseudouridine synthase, whose amino-acid sequence MERLQKVIAHAGVASRRKAEELIGQGRVKVNGKVVRELGTKVGPNDKIEVDEVPVESEAPVYFMLYKPRGIISAANDDKGRKTVVDFFPHVEERIYPIGRLDYDTSGLLLLTNDGEFANQLMHPKFEVDKVYVAKIKGIPSREKIRQLQRGVMLEDGKTAPARAKVLSIDKSKQTAIVELTIHEGKNRQVRRMFDAIGHSVLKLKRERYGPLDLRGLNAGEARELTAHEVKQLYSMSQTGK is encoded by the coding sequence ATGGAACGATTACAAAAAGTGATTGCTCACGCAGGTGTAGCATCAAGACGTAAAGCTGAAGAATTAATCGGCCAAGGCCGAGTGAAAGTAAATGGAAAAGTTGTAAGAGAATTGGGCACGAAAGTAGGTCCTAACGATAAAATTGAAGTAGACGAAGTGCCTGTAGAAAGCGAAGCGCCCGTTTATTTTATGTTATACAAACCAAGAGGCATAATTTCAGCTGCTAACGACGACAAGGGAAGAAAAACAGTCGTTGACTTCTTTCCACATGTAGAAGAAAGAATTTATCCAATTGGACGTCTAGACTATGATACGTCGGGTTTACTTCTTTTAACAAACGACGGTGAATTTGCTAATCAGCTAATGCACCCTAAATTTGAAGTGGACAAAGTGTATGTGGCTAAAATTAAAGGAATTCCAAGTCGTGAAAAAATCAGACAGCTGCAGCGCGGTGTGATGCTAGAGGACGGAAAAACAGCACCAGCTCGTGCAAAAGTTCTTTCTATTGATAAAAGCAAGCAGACGGCGATTGTGGAATTGACGATTCATGAAGGGAAAAATCGTCAAGTACGTCGCATGTTCGATGCAATTGGGCATTCTGTCTTAAAATTAAAACGTGAACGCTACGGACCTTTAGATTTACGCGGATTAAATGCAGGAGAAGCTCGTGAGCTTACAGCGCATGAAGTCAAACAATTATATTCAATGTCTCAAACAGGTAAGTAA
- a CDS encoding segregation/condensation protein A, with product MEYSVKVDAFEGPLDLLLHLINRFEIDIYDIPVATITEQYMMFIHTMNELQLDVASEYLVMAATLLQIKSKMLLPTYEEDMDEIEMVDEEDPREELMQRLIEYRKFKEAAVELQKLEEDQSHVYTKPPSNVQINAEERTQPQDEGLDISLYDMLSAFQKLMKRKQNKKPMQTKIARQDIPIDKRMSEIVNELKAFKGKKSFYQLFPYQERDHIVVTFLAVLELMKENEIVVEQQHNLDELYVSYRERNEEE from the coding sequence GTGGAGTATAGTGTAAAAGTAGATGCGTTTGAAGGACCTTTAGATCTTCTTCTGCATTTGATTAACCGATTTGAAATTGATATTTACGATATCCCAGTAGCGACAATTACTGAGCAATATATGATGTTTATACATACAATGAATGAGCTTCAGCTAGACGTTGCCAGTGAATATCTAGTCATGGCAGCAACTTTGCTTCAAATTAAAAGTAAAATGCTTCTGCCTACGTATGAAGAAGATATGGATGAAATTGAAATGGTCGATGAAGAAGATCCGCGTGAAGAATTGATGCAGCGCTTAATTGAATATCGAAAGTTTAAAGAAGCGGCTGTAGAGCTTCAAAAGCTGGAAGAAGACCAAAGTCATGTGTATACAAAACCTCCAAGTAATGTGCAAATAAATGCAGAAGAACGTACGCAGCCTCAGGATGAAGGATTGGATATATCACTGTATGATATGCTAAGTGCTTTTCAAAAGTTGATGAAACGAAAGCAAAATAAAAAGCCTATGCAGACGAAAATAGCAAGGCAAGACATTCCAATTGACAAGCGCATGAGTGAAATTGTGAATGAATTAAAAGCCTTTAAAGGGAAAAAAAGTTTTTATCAGCTGTTTCCTTATCAAGAGCGTGATCATATTGTTGTAACGTTTTTAGCTGTGCTGGAATTAATGAAAGAAAATGAAATCGTTGTGGAACAGCAGCACAATCTAGACGAGCTTTATGTATCGTATCGAGAAAGGAATGAAGAGGAATGA
- a CDS encoding peptidylprolyl isomerase has product MKKASILMENGEKILIDLFPNEAPGTVENFEKLANEGFYNGVTFHRVIPGFVSQGGDPTGTGAGGPGYSIKCETEGNPHKHEAGSLSMAHAGKDTGGSQFFLVHEPQPHLNGVHTVFGKVTEGLDTVLKMKNGDVMKEVKVWEE; this is encoded by the coding sequence ATGAAAAAAGCAAGTATTCTAATGGAAAATGGCGAAAAAATTCTAATCGATTTATTTCCTAACGAAGCACCAGGAACAGTAGAAAACTTTGAAAAGTTAGCTAATGAAGGATTCTACAACGGCGTAACGTTCCACCGCGTTATCCCTGGATTTGTTTCTCAAGGAGGAGACCCAACTGGTACAGGTGCTGGCGGCCCTGGCTACTCAATTAAATGTGAAACAGAAGGAAACCCTCACAAACATGAAGCGGGTTCTCTATCAATGGCACATGCTGGTAAAGACACAGGCGGCAGTCAGTTCTTTCTTGTTCATGAGCCACAGCCTCATTTGAACGGTGTTCACACTGTATTTGGAAAAGTAACAGAAGGACTTGATACAGTGTTAAAAATGAAAAATGGCGACGTAATGAAAGAAGTAAAAGTCTGGGAAGAATAA
- a CDS encoding DUF1002 domain-containing protein, whose translation MKLTIKAMMVTLGLLLFLTAPLKSFADAAPGDVIITLGQDLTSSQKQQVLNDLDAPSNAQTVTVTNQEEHEYLGDFIPKATIGSRAISSSSITLGSKDSGLSVSTQNINGITDDMYINALMTAGVKDAKIQITAPFEVSGTAALTGIMKAYEVQTDQKIPEEVKKAANEEMVQTSELGEKIGKEKAAQFMATIKEEIAKENPQTKDDLRTLIQRVADDLGIKLTDSELNTLVDFFNRLKDMNIDWNQVKDQLSATKEKVTTFLQSEEGQSFLDKLKQFFVDIINAIKSLFS comes from the coding sequence TTGAAATTAACGATAAAAGCAATGATGGTGACATTAGGTCTTCTTCTATTCCTAACCGCACCCTTAAAAAGTTTTGCAGATGCTGCTCCGGGCGATGTTATTATTACATTAGGTCAGGACTTAACCAGCTCTCAGAAGCAACAAGTATTAAATGACCTTGATGCACCAAGCAATGCTCAAACAGTAACCGTGACAAACCAAGAAGAGCATGAATATTTAGGTGACTTTATTCCAAAGGCTACTATTGGATCTCGTGCTATTTCATCTTCTAGTATTACCCTTGGTTCAAAAGATTCAGGTTTAAGCGTATCAACTCAAAATATTAATGGTATTACAGACGACATGTATATTAATGCTTTGATGACCGCCGGTGTTAAAGATGCAAAAATCCAGATTACCGCTCCATTTGAAGTATCTGGTACAGCTGCTTTAACAGGTATTATGAAAGCATATGAAGTTCAAACAGATCAAAAAATCCCAGAAGAAGTAAAAAAAGCAGCCAATGAAGAGATGGTCCAGACCTCTGAGCTTGGTGAAAAAATCGGTAAAGAAAAAGCAGCGCAGTTTATGGCAACGATTAAAGAAGAAATTGCCAAAGAAAATCCTCAAACAAAGGACGATTTACGCACGTTAATTCAGCGAGTGGCTGATGATTTAGGTATTAAATTAACAGATTCAGAGCTTAATACACTTGTTGATTTTTTCAATCGTTTAAAAGATATGAACATCGATTGGAATCAAGTAAAAGACCAACTTTCCGCGACAAAGGAAAAAGTAACAACATTTCTTCAGTCAGAAGAAGGCCAATCATTTCTTGATAAATTAAAGCAATTCTTTGTTGATATTATTAATGCTATTAAATCGTTATTCTCATAA
- a CDS encoding D-alanyl-D-alanine carboxypeptidase family protein codes for MKRSKKSIIYLFIVLLCLSGWPSISSAAGSVSAHSAILMEQKSGRVLYAKNADQVSRIASITKIMTAILAIESGKINKTVTVSHSAVGVEGSSVYLVEGEKIKLKDLVYGLMLRSGNDAAVAIAESVGGSEDGFVYLMNKKAEEIGMTNTTFQNPHGLDDHENHRSTAHDMALLMRYAMNNKIFKEISGTKVYRMKHPEEKWDRVWKNKNKLLTTLYAYCTGGKTGYTKLAKRTLVTTATKDGMDLIAVTINAPDDWNDHISMYENAFDKYDMTSLASKGELADIKNSFYKDQLYIKRNVVYPLTKKEQSSVEVKTTLIQPKKQWKETGEVPNVVGKLDIYRSGETIDSVPIYFEKQSEQQKGFFDKVKRLMFIQSGAKTDG; via the coding sequence ATGAAAAGAAGCAAAAAAAGTATCATCTATCTATTTATTGTATTGCTATGTCTCAGCGGTTGGCCTTCCATATCATCTGCAGCGGGGAGCGTAAGTGCTCATAGTGCTATTTTGATGGAACAGAAATCAGGGAGAGTGTTATATGCTAAAAATGCAGATCAAGTTAGCCGAATTGCTAGCATTACAAAAATTATGACAGCAATACTGGCGATTGAATCTGGCAAAATAAATAAAACAGTTACTGTGAGCCACAGCGCAGTTGGTGTTGAAGGTTCTTCTGTGTATTTAGTTGAAGGTGAAAAAATAAAATTAAAAGATTTAGTATATGGCTTGATGCTTCGTTCAGGTAATGATGCTGCTGTAGCTATCGCAGAATCCGTTGGAGGAAGCGAAGATGGATTTGTTTATTTGATGAATAAAAAAGCAGAAGAAATTGGCATGACAAATACAACATTTCAAAATCCGCACGGATTAGACGATCATGAAAATCATCGCTCAACCGCGCACGATATGGCTCTGCTCATGCGCTATGCAATGAATAATAAAATTTTCAAAGAGATTTCAGGAACAAAAGTCTATCGAATGAAGCATCCTGAAGAGAAATGGGATCGAGTGTGGAAAAACAAAAATAAACTGCTGACAACACTATATGCATACTGTACTGGCGGAAAAACAGGGTATACAAAATTAGCAAAACGAACGCTTGTGACAACTGCTACAAAAGATGGAATGGATTTAATTGCCGTAACGATTAATGCTCCAGATGATTGGAACGATCACATTTCCATGTATGAAAATGCATTTGATAAATATGATATGACCAGTTTAGCTTCAAAAGGAGAATTGGCCGATATAAAAAATTCTTTCTATAAAGATCAGCTGTATATTAAACGAAATGTCGTCTATCCGCTCACAAAGAAAGAACAAAGCTCTGTAGAAGTAAAAACAACGTTAATTCAGCCTAAAAAGCAGTGGAAAGAAACAGGGGAAGTTCCAAATGTGGTAGGAAAGCTCGATATTTATAGAAGTGGAGAGACGATTGACAGTGTTCCAATTTATTTCGAAAAGCAGTCCGAGCAGCAAAAAGGTTTTTTTGATAAAGTGAAGCGATTAATGTTTATTCAGTCTGGAGCCAAAACAGATGGTTAA
- a CDS encoding YjcZ family sporulation protein encodes MGEKSCGYGSGFALIVVLFILLIIVGCSCLRF; translated from the coding sequence ATGGGTGAAAAATCTTGTGGATACGGTAGCGGTTTCGCTTTAATTGTTGTACTGTTTATTTTATTAATTATTGTTGGTTGTTCTTGCTTACGCTTCTAA
- a CDS encoding spore germination protein, translating into MGKLAEQKTAIFSKVQKNDQWFKENASMNTSFDVGVRKLLILDREVHVYYVTGLCDSSFIIEITKVLVQINDNEVERAKLKDIVENRLIHQQVKPLKTLDDGMVSVLSGLLFVLIDGEEVGFEVDVRTYPGRSPEEADTEKVIRGARDGYTENIIINTALTRRRIRDGRFRFEIMKVGERSKLDVAIGYIKGVADPGLVKLIKDELEAIDVDGLPMADKSIEEFLVKQGINPFPMVRYTERPDTAAAHVLEGHVIIITDTSPSVIITPTTLFHHVQHAEEYRQAPSVGTFIRWIRFLGILASLFLLPLWLLFVLEPDLLPAKLQFIGPNETTNIPTVIQIFLADLGVEFLRMAAIHTPTPLATAMGLIAAALIGQIAIDVGLFVPEVILYVAIASIGSFSTPSYELAVANKMLRLFLLIFVAAFHTPGFLIATTCIILYMVRLKSLNTPYLWPFLPFNPQALWQIIIRTPVPGANPRPSIVHPQDKDRQPAKP; encoded by the coding sequence AAAGAAAACGCTAGTATGAACACAAGTTTTGATGTGGGCGTGCGTAAACTACTTATTTTGGATCGAGAAGTTCATGTTTACTATGTAACAGGATTATGCGACAGTTCATTTATTATTGAAATTACAAAAGTGCTCGTTCAAATTAATGATAATGAAGTTGAACGAGCAAAGCTAAAGGATATTGTTGAAAACCGTCTTATTCATCAGCAAGTCAAGCCTTTAAAGACGCTGGATGATGGAATGGTGTCGGTTTTATCAGGACTGCTATTCGTTTTAATTGACGGTGAAGAAGTTGGCTTTGAAGTCGATGTGCGTACGTATCCCGGCAGATCGCCTGAGGAAGCGGATACAGAGAAAGTGATTCGCGGAGCAAGAGATGGATACACTGAAAATATCATTATCAATACAGCGTTAACGAGAAGACGAATCCGTGACGGAAGGTTTCGTTTTGAAATTATGAAGGTAGGCGAACGTTCGAAACTGGACGTAGCGATTGGGTACATAAAGGGGGTAGCTGATCCAGGACTGGTTAAACTGATAAAAGATGAACTGGAAGCTATCGATGTAGATGGTTTGCCTATGGCTGACAAATCCATTGAAGAGTTTTTAGTCAAACAAGGAATTAATCCTTTTCCGATGGTACGCTATACAGAACGCCCTGACACAGCAGCAGCCCATGTACTAGAAGGGCATGTGATTATTATTACCGATACGTCACCAAGCGTTATTATTACACCAACTACGCTGTTTCATCACGTGCAGCATGCAGAAGAATACAGGCAGGCTCCTTCTGTCGGTACCTTTATCCGCTGGATACGATTTTTAGGAATTCTTGCATCTCTTTTCTTATTGCCGTTATGGCTGTTATTTGTACTTGAACCAGATCTGCTGCCGGCAAAATTGCAATTTATTGGGCCAAACGAAACAACAAACATTCCGACAGTTATCCAGATTTTCTTAGCCGATCTAGGGGTTGAGTTCCTGAGGATGGCCGCCATTCATACGCCGACACCGCTTGCCACGGCGATGGGCTTGATTGCTGCAGCACTCATTGGACAGATTGCCATTGATGTAGGATTGTTTGTTCCAGAAGTGATTCTTTATGTAGCTATTGCGTCCATTGGTTCTTTTTCAACGCCAAGCTACGAGTTAGCAGTGGCAAATAAAATGCTGCGATTATTTCTGTTAATTTTTGTGGCGGCCTTTCATACTCCAGGGTTTCTTATTGCAACAACGTGTATCATTCTCTATATGGTGCGTCTAAAATCATTGAATACGCCTTATTTGTGGCCGTTTCTTCCATTCAACCCGCAGGCTTTATGGCAGATTATCATTCGTACACCGGTTCCTGGAGCAAATCCGCGTCCTAGTATTGTACATCCGCAGGACAAAGACCGCCAGCCTGCAAAACCTTAA
- a CDS encoding GNAT family N-acetyltransferase, with amino-acid sequence MLIRYKRNYEKIAMGLLSFVPTEKDLKKLQQTMKEYEQNEHWQLYLWKQEEDIIGIVGISMLDKSLIEVQHVSVNPSHRQQGIGKKMIKALKEMYTTAQIKPSEIIAPFYEKCQADE; translated from the coding sequence ATGCTTATTCGCTATAAACGAAACTATGAAAAAATTGCCATGGGTCTTCTATCGTTTGTACCTACGGAAAAAGATTTAAAAAAACTTCAACAAACGATGAAAGAATATGAGCAAAACGAACATTGGCAGCTGTATCTTTGGAAGCAAGAAGAAGATATTATTGGGATTGTTGGCATTTCCATGCTCGATAAAAGTTTGATTGAGGTTCAACACGTCAGTGTAAACCCTTCACACCGCCAACAGGGTATTGGCAAAAAAATGATTAAAGCTCTTAAAGAAATGTACACGACTGCACAAATTAAGCCGAGTGAAATCATCGCTCCGTTTTATGAAAAGTGTCAGGCGGATGAATAA
- a CDS encoding nucleoside recognition domain-containing protein gives MVNIIWMLLTIIGIVFAIINGKIGDVNKAIFQGAGEAVTISIGLISVLVFWLGMMNIAQSAGLLDKLAKLFRPIITRLFPDVPKDHPALGYILSNMMANMFGLGNAATPLGIKAMEQLKKLNGDRDEASRSMITLLALNTTSLTLIPTTVIAIRITYNSANPTEIVGTTLLATVVATIGAIIIDRFFYYRRTRKGGKRK, from the coding sequence ATGGTTAATATTATTTGGATGCTGCTGACCATTATCGGAATTGTTTTTGCGATTATAAATGGAAAAATTGGTGATGTAAACAAAGCAATTTTTCAAGGAGCAGGCGAAGCAGTGACCATCAGCATTGGGTTAATCAGCGTGCTGGTCTTTTGGTTAGGGATGATGAATATTGCTCAAAGTGCAGGGCTTCTCGACAAGTTAGCGAAACTGTTTCGACCCATCATTACAAGACTTTTTCCTGATGTTCCAAAAGATCATCCGGCCTTAGGGTATATATTGTCCAATATGATGGCGAATATGTTTGGGCTCGGGAATGCGGCAACTCCTCTTGGCATTAAAGCGATGGAGCAGCTTAAAAAGCTAAACGGCGATAGAGACGAAGCAAGCCGTTCTATGATCACACTTTTAGCACTTAACACAACCAGTTTAACACTTATACCAACCACAGTTATTGCCATTCGGATTACGTATAACTCGGCTAATCCTACTGAAATTGTCGGTACCACGCTTTTAGCAACTGTTGTAGCTACGATAGGAGCTATCATCATTGATCGCTTCTTTTATTATCGACGTACACGAAAAGGAGGAAAACGAAAATGA
- a CDS encoding DUF309 domain-containing protein — protein MYSQAYIDYLVHFHGDRDYFECHELLEEHWKKDERGHRNIIWVGLIQIAVSLYHHRRQNFTGAKRTMQKALAILTKEEENITQLGLNYLSLLKLLRKQLALIDTYQPYKSINLPIEDPALLRACKQRSTDKQLVWLSASNLQNDAIVHRHSTRDRSDVIAERQANLLAKQNNR, from the coding sequence TTGTATTCACAAGCCTATATTGATTATTTAGTTCATTTTCATGGCGACCGGGATTACTTTGAATGTCATGAACTGCTAGAAGAACACTGGAAAAAAGACGAAAGAGGACACCGCAATATTATTTGGGTTGGCCTTATTCAAATTGCTGTTTCACTCTATCATCATCGACGCCAAAATTTCACTGGAGCCAAAAGAACGATGCAAAAGGCGCTGGCAATTTTAACGAAGGAAGAAGAAAATATTACGCAGCTTGGACTTAATTATCTTTCACTGCTTAAACTTCTTCGCAAACAATTAGCTTTAATCGATACCTATCAGCCATATAAAAGTATTAACTTGCCCATTGAAGATCCAGCATTATTACGAGCTTGCAAACAAAGAAGCACTGATAAACAGCTTGTCTGGTTATCAGCTTCTAATCTGCAAAATGATGCGATTGTTCATCGTCACAGCACGCGAGATCGGTCAGATGTGATTGCGGAAAGACAAGCGAACTTATTGGCAAAACAAAACAACAGGTAG
- the scpB gene encoding SMC-Scp complex subunit ScpB, translating into MTTNNLQAIIESLLFVSGDEGLSISRLAEIIEKPHEDIQGALESLKQECKFRGVTLVEIGGAYQLVTKKDYAPYIEKLVEAPANQSLSQAALETLAIVAYKQPITRAEIEEIRGVKTERPLQTLIGKVLLKEVGRAEGAGRAILYGTTKEFLGYFGLKSIEELPPLPEDLLQEGTDQEADLFFQSFQEMK; encoded by the coding sequence ATGACAACGAATAATCTACAGGCTATTATTGAGAGCTTGCTTTTTGTTTCTGGTGATGAAGGTCTATCTATTAGCCGGTTAGCTGAGATTATAGAAAAGCCTCATGAAGACATTCAAGGTGCTTTGGAGAGCTTAAAGCAAGAGTGTAAGTTCAGAGGAGTTACACTTGTTGAAATAGGAGGGGCCTATCAGCTTGTCACAAAAAAAGACTATGCACCATATATTGAGAAGCTCGTAGAAGCTCCCGCTAATCAATCATTATCACAAGCAGCGCTTGAAACGTTAGCTATTGTAGCGTATAAGCAGCCAATTACAAGAGCTGAAATCGAAGAGATTCGCGGAGTGAAAACGGAAAGACCTCTTCAAACTTTAATTGGAAAAGTTTTATTAAAGGAAGTGGGACGAGCGGAAGGCGCGGGGCGGGCCATCTTATACGGAACGACAAAAGAATTTTTAGGCTATTTTGGCCTTAAAAGTATCGAAGAGCTGCCGCCGCTTCCAGAAGATTTATTACAAGAAGGAACCGATCAAGAAGCAGATTTGTTTTTTCAATCGTTTCAAGAAATGAAGTGA
- the lysA gene encoding diaminopimelate decarboxylase: MFLHGTSRINKQGHLEIGGVDTVELASNFGTPLYVYDVALIRQRARGFKETFEKHGVKAQVAYASKAFSTIAMVQVVHEEGLSLDVVSGGELYTALAGDFPKERIHFHGNNKSRAELEMAVKEDVGCIVVDNFYEIALLQEITEQYQKKMPVLLRLTPGIEAHTHDYILTGQEDSKFGFDLQNGQADEAVRLVQNSKGLELLGIHCHIGSQIFETTGFIMATQKLFAKMKEWKQRIKFVPQVLNLGGGFGIRYTEEDQPIPVSQYVEVIIEEVKKQSKQLEVEIPEIWIEPGRSLVGDAGTTLYSIGSRKHVPNVREYVAIDGGMNDNIRPALYQAKYEAVIANRMNDESDELVSIAGKCCESGDMLMWDVQLPKANPDDLLAMFCTGAYGYSMASHYNRLPKPAVVFVEDGEAQLVVKRETYEDLVKNDVKYKVTVKK, from the coding sequence ATGTTTTTACACGGAACAAGTCGCATAAATAAGCAGGGTCATCTTGAAATTGGTGGAGTTGATACGGTTGAATTAGCATCAAATTTTGGAACACCCCTTTACGTATATGACGTGGCTTTAATTCGGCAGCGTGCTAGAGGATTTAAAGAAACATTTGAAAAGCATGGGGTAAAAGCACAGGTCGCTTATGCAAGCAAAGCTTTTTCTACAATTGCCATGGTCCAAGTCGTTCATGAAGAAGGTCTTTCGTTAGACGTTGTTTCGGGAGGAGAACTGTATACGGCTTTAGCAGGTGACTTTCCGAAAGAACGTATTCATTTTCATGGAAACAATAAAAGCCGAGCAGAACTAGAAATGGCCGTCAAAGAAGATGTAGGTTGCATTGTAGTTGATAATTTCTATGAAATTGCATTGCTTCAGGAAATAACGGAACAGTATCAAAAAAAGATGCCTGTTCTTCTCAGGTTAACACCCGGAATTGAAGCTCATACACATGATTATATCTTGACAGGGCAGGAAGACTCGAAGTTTGGGTTTGATCTTCAAAACGGTCAAGCAGACGAAGCTGTGCGTCTTGTACAAAATAGCAAGGGGCTAGAACTTTTAGGTATTCACTGTCATATAGGATCTCAAATTTTTGAAACAACCGGATTTATTATGGCGACTCAAAAGCTTTTTGCAAAAATGAAAGAGTGGAAACAACGTATAAAATTTGTTCCGCAAGTACTAAATTTAGGCGGCGGCTTTGGCATTCGTTATACGGAAGAAGATCAGCCTATTCCTGTTTCGCAGTATGTGGAAGTTATTATAGAAGAGGTCAAAAAGCAGTCCAAACAGTTAGAGGTAGAAATTCCTGAAATTTGGATTGAGCCCGGCCGATCTCTTGTAGGAGATGCTGGAACGACCCTGTATTCAATTGGTTCTCGTAAGCATGTACCTAATGTACGTGAATATGTAGCGATTGATGGAGGAATGAACGACAATATCCGTCCTGCGCTGTATCAAGCGAAATATGAAGCGGTCATTGCCAATCGAATGAATGATGAAAGTGATGAGCTCGTGTCCATCGCGGGTAAGTGCTGCGAATCGGGGGATATGCTGATGTGGGATGTACAACTCCCAAAAGCAAACCCAGATGATTTATTAGCGATGTTTTGTACGGGCGCATACGGTTATTCTATGGCAAGTCACTATAATCGTTTGCCAAAGCCAGCTGTCGTGTTCGTAGAAGATGGAGAAGCACAGTTAGTCGTAAAACGGGAAACGTATGAAGACCTTGTAAAAAATGATGTGAAATACAAAGTGACGGTAAAAAAGTAA